TTCATCATCAATTACATCAATAGAAATCATCACTACTCTATTTGATAATCCTTGAATCATGCATATAACAAAACTATTCTACAAAACCACATGATCAAACAAAGGAAGTCgttccacttacttggattcaGGCAACAAAGCCTTTCTTGCATGACTGTTACTATTTTGGTGATTGGCGACGACTCCTCAAGCAACCATAGACTTCTTTCTTACACATTTTCACTTTTGAACGactagaaaacaaaacaaatgtgAGAAAATTAGGATTgatctcattttattttttatctctaagaCTCGATACATGGGCGTATATAGACTACACAGAGTCGTGTGTCTAGTTACACAACTAAGGCAACTTCCTGTTTTGTTACGATCCCAATATAATCCACTTATTTACTTCTATTGACCATACACTATTATGCATGCCTCCATACACTAGCGTGTACCCCTGAATTCATTAATAgccacatttaaaaaaaaaaaaaactaaaatgcccttgggcttacttgtgggtgttacagaAGGGTTAGTAATGCATAGTTTAGGATTAAGATTTGATAGTgttaagtttgatttataatttctaGGACAACATGGAGATACTTGCATCTCCTTAGACAATTGATAACATAATTAGAAATTATCTACTATTATGGTAAGTAAAAGATTACAAAATATGTAATATTGTAATGAACTatgtttcatattaaaaatgtttatatgatgAACCATGTTatgaaatcattttataaagatgaaTGAACTATTTTATGATTTAGTATATGACCATATTTCAAAagtatcttttattttaatctaaaatatattgaaaagcaTTTTTTAATGGATATTTCTACAAAGGAaacttgatattttatttgctaaatgTACATAGCAAGATGAGGAATTGACAAAATTAagaatcaatatatatatatatatatatatatatatatatatatatatatgaccgGATGATAAAATATCCAAAGACATATGCTGAATGATGAAAAATTTGctaatctattattaatatgaatgatGAAATGTTTGCGAACCTATtatgaaaatgaatatttataataggtCTACATACCTATTATGAATACGAATGATAAAAAGTTTGTggatatattataaatatgaatatgatgaaAGATTTGcaaatctattataaatatgaatacgaAGAAAGGTTTACAAACTTATAcgaatataaatatgaatgataaAAAGTTTGTGAACTTACGATGAATACAAATAAGAATACAATCGGATCACCAAAAATACAGGTGACATTATGCGGCAAAGGTTCagtataaattttatattttctatttataagcTTACGAATGACATGTTTTCTATTTATGAGCAacattaatgaatttttttaaattattttatagaaaAGGATGAATGTTGTCTGTCCTTATCATCGATGAATATAAAAGTGATCATATTTACTTTTCCTTAtgataatgaatatgaaattgTTTTGTATTGTTGTTCTTAcgaaaatgaatatgaaattatGTGATTATGTAAGATTTTCAATATGCTAAATTTATTGGAGTATTATTTATGAGGGTTGGAAAAACTTTTATTATGtggaaataatttattttagaataaagtCATTGAAAATAAGTAGCATTCCAATTTGAATGAGTTACGAAATTGTGATGTTTTAGTGGGGCTTCAAACCCCTTCCGTCCATGTTTCATGTGGATATCAGGGTACAGTTCTATACTTGGATTGAGAGTGATATCACACAATCTAACAACTGTGAAAGATGAAGAGCATCCAAACGCAGAGATATAAACTCAAAAACTCCATATGGAGGTTTTACGTTAttgtatgtttttaaaattaaaaaaaaaataccgaTTTCGCTTTTGTAGAAAGCAGTAACTAAAACGTAACGGCTACATTGTTACTGGTTTTCTATTTCACTAGGACTTAAATAACTCAGATCGGTCACAATTAATTCCCAGTAGTTAAAATCTAGAAACTAAAATTCTACTTTAATGTCTGCGGTCTGCAGCCTGCAGTCTGCTATTTGTTGTCTTTTCCTCTATAAAGTTGGCCACTTGCTCAGGTATTTGAAAGACATGTAAATATGAGAATTTTCATATTCGTTGAACATAATAATAAGTGTTACGTCGAAGTTTATATCAACATCAATTTggcaaatttgaaattttcattattctATAATTTGGTTGACTTCAGTCTTGTGATGGGGCAGATTTAAGCATTCAACTTTTGAACtatcagttttgttttttctgctCAAATTTGAAGAGACAATTCTATGCATTCTAGAATTGTGACCAGTCCATATAGGGTGCTTTGAAGGTATTGAACTGTAGACAAAAATTCTATATATACGCTCCAGTTGTCCTTCATCTCCACAAACTCAAAACTACCCTCATTCAAGCCAATCTTCTAGACTCCTCGGTGTATTTctgttttttgaagaaaaaaagaaatgggGGTTCTTCACCATAACTCAGAGACGACAACAGCTGTAGCTCCATCTAGGATGTTCCAGGCTTTCATCCTTGATTCTCACAATCTTCTCCCAAAGTTGGTGCCACAATCATTCAAGAACATCGGGTTAATTGAAGGCGATGGAGGCGTTGGCAGCATCAAGCTAATAAACTTCCCTGATGGTCAGTCCTGTTAATAAATTGTTCTTAGCGAATGTATTTCTTTGTATTCTTTAACAATTACATGAACAGATGGCAATTTGATTTAAGTATGTGATTGACAGGAAGTTACTACAAGTATGTGAAACACAGGATCGATGTACTCGACAAAGAGAACTTTATGTGCAAGTACACTTTGATTGAAGGCGACAGTTTGGGGGAGAAGCTTGAATCAATTGTGTTCGAGGTTAAATTCGAGCCTTCTGGCAACGGTGGAAGCATTTGTAAGGCGGCCAGTGAGTACCACACAAAGGGTGATcatgaaataaaagaagaagtcTTCAAGGCGAGCCAAGAAAAAGCAGCTGAATTGTACAAGGTCGTGGAAGCACATCTCTTGGCAAACCCTGATCTCTATGCCTAAGGTTTAAAGCCTTATCACTCTAAACCAATTTCCGAATTGGTTCTTATTAAGGATTTTGTTGTACTGTGATATTTTCCCTTCCTTCTGCTTTATTTTACAGTAGTGTGATTTGAATGTCAGCTTGAAGCCTGATGGCTAGAATTCGTTGAATAAATTTGTACTCATTACAAGATGTTTTCTAGAAAATTGCCCTCCTGTCggacatattaataatattcccAGATTCATCTACGTAAATTATTCTTGATGTAATGTCAAAATGGTACATTTGGTCATGATAGATAGATAGCTTAACAAGAagttctttatatttatttgtgaaatGATACAATACAGACTCTTAAAAATTACAAGCCAGTTGACCCAAAGCCTTATTAACAATACATAACTCTTTGATCTAGTGAAAATTACATGCCACACTTGACCCCAAGCCCTATTAACCAAAACACAAATCTGAACATCCTAATATTGGTAACTTTAATAGGCATCAGGATTTGCCAGAAGGTAGGCTTCAATGGCCTTGAACAATCCTGAAGACTTTTCTTTGCCAGCTTTGATTTGCTCTTCCGTAATCGAGAAGTCACCAATGGTATAGTACTTGCTTATACTTTTGCAGATGGATCCAACGTCCTGATGTAGCTTACTACAGAATTGACCCAAGAACACACACACAGAAGAACAAGAATaacagaagaagagaaagaaacacAAGACACAGAGAAGaataagagaagaagaacaattttattatccaccaaaaaaactatttttcccGCTTCCTTTCTCTACAATTTATAATGGCCAAGACGCAGCATCAGTTACATGAAACGATGTTGCACACTAATTACAATTCATGCTCCAAATGACGTCATGCGCTATATTCCTATTCAACGACAATAATCTCTGcgtttttagttttattcaaCTGTTTCTTCTCTTCATTCCACCGCTTATGCTTCACTGTTTCTACTTCCTCTGTCGTTCAGTTTGTATCAATTACTCCCCTTCTTGACttccttgtcctcaagggaGAATGAAGGAAACTGAGCTCGTAACGTATTAGCAAATTCCCATGTGGCAGTGGCAGGGGTTTCATTACGCCACTGAATAAGCAATTTCACTGTTGGCGTTGTACCCTTCCTGACAAGCTTTCTATCGAGAATGTAATGAGTGTAGCGCTGAGGTGTGAACTGGGGTGGTAAGGTAGGAGAGGCCGCCACATGAGCATAAGCAGGTCTTAACTGTGACACATGAAAAACATCGTGTATAAGAGCCTCGGCAGGAAGTTGTAAACGATAGGCAACCTTACCAATTGCTTCTATAATAGGGAATGGTCCAAAGAATTTTGGTTGCAACTTTTGATTGCCATTGTGCATACTAATTTGGCAATAAGGTTGTAGCTTAAGGTAAGCCATATCTCCCACATTAAATTGCCTTTCAGACCGCCTTCAATCAGATAGTAATTTTATGCGATGTTATGCATTTTTCAAGTTATTCTGTCGAATGTGAATGGTAGCTTCTCTGGCTTGTAACATAGTATTAACTTCAGTCACTTTCGAATCCCCTGGAAAATAAGAAATATGCAGGGGTGGGGAATAGCCATTAAGTGCTTGGAATGGAGACATATCAATACTGGAGTGATGGTTTGTGTTATACCAATACTCAACAAGTGGTAACCAATAGAACCACGTATGAGGCATTTCTCCAGCCATACAACGTAAGTACCCTTCTAAGCATTTGTTGACTACTTCACTCTGTCCATCTGACTATGGGTGGTAAGCAGTAGTGTATTTGAGAGCCACACCTTGTAACCGAAATAATTCTTGCTAGAATTTGCTTAGGAAGAGAGCCCCTCTATCACTAATAATGCTGGTAGGATTACCATGAAGTTTATATACATGATCTAAAAATAATTGAGTGATTGTATGAACTAAAAAAGATGTGCGAGGCCCATGAAATGACTATATTTAGTCAGACAATCAACAATAACCATAATAACTTGCTTTCCTTGGTATTTAGGCAACCCTTCTACAAAGTCCATAGTAATATCCTGAAAAACTCTTGACGGTATAGGAATGGGTTGTAGCAGTCCAAGGGAAGGCACATTCTCAAACTTAAATTGTTGACAGACTATGCACCATCTGATTTAGTTTCTAACAACCTTCCACATGCCTTTCTAATACACGAATAAGGCCAATTTCTTCATTGTTGCAGTGACTctaaaatgccctcccattggCTAATCATGGAACAATTGAAGTAGTTAAGTCTACAGTTGTATGTTAGCAGCCACCACAAGCTTTTTGTGCCTCTTTAGCTGATGATTAACCCACTCATATTGGGCATGGCTACTAGCATCCTTTTCCTTGTTTGCAATAATAGCTTATAATTTAACATCATTAGCCCAACCTTCTTAAATCTGTCACATCAGCTCTTCAGGTAATATTGTGATAGTAAGTTGGTGAAGCTCAGATCTGAAACTCTGGAAAGTACATCAGCTGTTGTATTCTCCTTACCTTTCTTATAACAGATTTCATAATCATACTCCATCAATTTTGTAACCCAAGCTTATTGGGATAGGGTGGTGAGTTTTTACTCTAACAAATACTTTAAACTTTGATAATCAGTCTTGATCACAAAGTGTTGGGTACGAAGGTAAtgtttttatttcttcaaaGCGAATAGAATTGCAAGCATCTCTCTTTCATACACTGATAGCAATTGATTCTTGGGTAAAAGTGCCTTACTAATATAAGCCACAAGGTGTCCATTTTACAGAAGAACAGCCCCAATGCTACCATTTGATGCATCAGCTTCATTCTGAAATAGCTGTTTTAGATCAGGTAGCACTAGAACTGGAGCTATGCAAAGACGATCCTTTAGCGTCTCAAAGGATTCTTGAGCTTGTAAAGACCATTCAAAGTATTCCTTCTTGAGTAGATCAGTCAAAGGTTAAGCCAACTacccataatttttaataaaccttATGTAGTAACCTAAGAGGCCTAAAAACCCTCTTAACTGCTTCATAGTCTTCGAGACAGGCCATTCCCTTAC
Above is a genomic segment from Mangifera indica cultivar Alphonso chromosome 3, CATAS_Mindica_2.1, whole genome shotgun sequence containing:
- the LOC123210423 gene encoding major allergen Pru ar 1-like; translated protein: MGVLHHNSETTTAVAPSRMFQAFILDSHNLLPKLVPQSFKNIGLIEGDGGVGSIKLINFPDGSYYKYVKHRIDVLDKENFMCKYTLIEGDSLGEKLESIVFEVKFEPSGNGGSICKAASEYHTKGDHEIKEEVFKASQEKAAELYKVVEAHLLANPDLYA